The Micromonospora krabiensis genome window below encodes:
- a CDS encoding SUKH-3 domain-containing protein, translated as MPPLSPRLELLLRRAGWFPGRQVDIAPWKESLGDFAWHAAAEEFLREFGGVRVEVNGPGAAVAQESFEIDPGLAVGEEKRFAELSVRYGLSFFPLGEVGQGEFFLAIDQDGVLYYLSVAVFRLGLRELGLDHLVGGIAAERISPPSGDAT; from the coding sequence ATGCCTCCGCTCTCCCCTCGATTGGAGCTACTTCTCCGGCGGGCCGGCTGGTTCCCCGGGCGTCAGGTTGACATCGCACCATGGAAGGAGTCGCTGGGCGACTTCGCCTGGCACGCCGCAGCCGAGGAGTTCCTGCGGGAGTTCGGTGGTGTTCGCGTGGAGGTCAACGGACCCGGAGCCGCGGTCGCACAAGAATCATTCGAAATCGACCCGGGACTTGCGGTCGGGGAGGAGAAAAGATTTGCCGAGCTTTCCGTCCGCTACGGTCTGTCGTTCTTTCCGCTCGGAGAGGTGGGGCAGGGCGAATTCTTCCTGGCGATCGACCAGGACGGCGTTCTCTATTACCTATCGGTTGCCGTTTTCAGGCTTGGGCTTCGAGAGTTGGGATTGGATCATCTCGTCGGGGGAATCGCGGCGGAACGAATCAGCCCGCCATCCGGGGACGCCACGTAG